The following coding sequences are from one Desulfofundulus luciae window:
- the spoIID gene encoding stage II sporulation protein D has protein sequence MRRLLLGLICVVLSLTMGLPVLVNYLSPVRIQERETRVRLYVHSTGRIEEIPLEEYVTGVVAAEMPAAFPIEALKAQAVAARTYIVRRLTAGGVLNNEHPGADVCDDHTHGQAWISREEMRRRWGTVRYYEYYYKIKKAVDETRGLVLTYEGQLIEAAYHASCGGRGTESASAVWAADLPYLVGVPCPYDADPEPVRTVSLPVTRVDRALGVNLEAVPVAASSHPGRGEKNFVEVLERTPAGRPKTVRIGEKKMAAAVVRDLLDLRSVDFNMILKGDRVEITTRGYGHAVGMCQYGAKGLAEHGYTFDRILKHYYTGVELTRIN, from the coding sequence GTGCGCAGGCTGCTGCTGGGCTTGATCTGCGTGGTGTTGTCCCTCACCATGGGCCTGCCCGTGCTGGTGAATTACCTTTCGCCGGTCCGGATCCAGGAAAGGGAGACCCGGGTCCGCCTTTATGTCCATAGCACCGGCCGGATAGAAGAAATCCCCCTGGAGGAATACGTTACCGGGGTGGTGGCCGCCGAGATGCCGGCAGCATTTCCCATAGAAGCGCTGAAGGCCCAGGCGGTGGCTGCCCGCACCTATATTGTGCGCCGGTTGACCGCCGGCGGGGTACTGAATAACGAGCACCCGGGGGCCGACGTCTGCGACGACCACACCCACGGCCAGGCCTGGATTTCCCGGGAGGAGATGCGCCGGCGCTGGGGGACCGTCCGTTACTATGAGTACTACTATAAGATCAAAAAAGCGGTCGATGAAACGCGGGGGTTGGTCCTGACCTATGAGGGGCAGCTCATTGAAGCCGCCTACCACGCCTCCTGCGGCGGGCGGGGCACGGAAAGCGCCTCGGCAGTGTGGGCGGCTGACCTGCCCTACCTGGTAGGAGTGCCCTGCCCTTACGACGCCGACCCGGAACCCGTGCGCACGGTGAGTCTCCCGGTGACCCGGGTGGACCGGGCCCTGGGAGTGAACCTGGAAGCCGTGCCGGTTGCCGCCAGTAGTCACCCCGGCAGGGGAGAAAAAAATTTCGTCGAGGTACTGGAACGCACTCCCGCCGGCCGTCCTAAAACGGTACGCATCGGGGAGAAAAAAATGGCGGCTGCGGTGGTGCGGGACCTCCTGGACCTGCGCTCCGTCGATTTTAACATGATTTTAAAGGGCGACCGGGTGGAAATCACCACTCGTGGTTACGGCCATGCCGTGGGGATGTGCCAGTACGGGGCAAAGGGTCTGGCCGAGCACGGCTATACTTTTGACCGCATACTCAAGCATTACTACACCGGGGTGGAACTGACCCGCATAAATTAA
- a CDS encoding M23 family metallopeptidase, giving the protein MWPFGKRLSGQDPVEKYRRWLRRWLLGNWLRYAVVSTVVVALVMVLIWAMLSTWQPTGPVPVPAPGKDRGVQLMHSQPSKTTQPVDGKELVRDDSGRFKIYAPVDGRMVQAYGMGYSEVYGDFRFNQAVAFGAGAGALVKAAAPGTVRAVQPGAAVGQFGEKNVTETSGSPVPLSYTVTIDHGYGWQTVYRGLGEVQVKAGQHLSARAPLGTLSRSGKVLEFTLLKDGAARNPAGYLVENIHR; this is encoded by the coding sequence TTGTGGCCGTTTGGTAAGCGCCTTTCCGGGCAGGATCCTGTGGAAAAATACCGCCGATGGTTGCGCCGGTGGCTGCTGGGCAACTGGCTGCGCTATGCGGTGGTAAGCACCGTCGTTGTTGCCCTGGTGATGGTTTTGATCTGGGCCATGCTGAGCACCTGGCAGCCCACGGGCCCGGTTCCCGTACCGGCTCCGGGTAAAGACCGGGGGGTGCAGCTGATGCACTCCCAACCTTCTAAAACAACTCAACCAGTTGACGGAAAAGAACTGGTTAGGGACGATAGCGGCCGGTTTAAGATTTACGCCCCGGTGGACGGCCGGATGGTCCAGGCTTACGGGATGGGCTATTCCGAAGTCTACGGTGATTTTCGATTCAACCAGGCGGTCGCCTTTGGCGCCGGTGCCGGCGCCCTGGTAAAAGCGGCGGCTCCCGGGACGGTCAGGGCGGTGCAACCGGGGGCGGCCGTCGGGCAGTTTGGTGAAAAAAATGTTACGGAAACTTCAGGCAGCCCGGTTCCCCTGAGTTATACCGTCACCATAGATCACGGTTACGGCTGGCAGACGGTTTACAGGGGCCTGGGGGAAGTGCAGGTGAAGGCCGGCCAGCACCTGAGCGCCAGGGCTCCCCTGGGCACCCTGTCCCGGTCCGGGAAAGTGCTGGAGTTTACCCTGCTCAAAGACGGTGCCGCCCGGAACCCGGCCGGCTACCTGGTGGAAAACATTCACCGGTAG
- the spoIIID gene encoding sporulation transcriptional regulator SpoIIID, translating into MQEYIQKRVLDICAYILETRATVRQAAQVFQVSKSTVHKDMTERLPSLNKKLAREVRAILEQNKAERHLRGGEATRKKYKEA; encoded by the coding sequence ATGCAGGAATACATCCAGAAAAGGGTGCTGGACATTTGCGCCTATATCCTGGAGACCAGGGCCACCGTGCGCCAGGCCGCACAGGTGTTTCAGGTAAGCAAAAGCACCGTGCACAAGGACATGACCGAAAGGCTGCCTTCTTTGAATAAAAAGCTGGCCCGGGAAGTAAGGGCCATCCTGGAACAAAATAAAGCCGAGCGGCATTTAAGGGGAGGAGAAGCAACGCGGAAAAAATATAAGGAAGCGTGA
- the mreB gene encoding rod shape-determining protein, whose amino-acid sequence MLGLNNDIGIDLGTANVLVYVKGKGIVLREPSVVAINKENARVIAVGSEARRMLGRTPGNIVATRPLRDGVIADYDVTEKMLRYFINRAGGRKGLFRPRVMVCIPSGVTSVEERAVRQAAIQAGARQAYVIEEPLAAALGAGLDISEPTGTMVVDIGGGTTDVAVLSLGGVVCSRSLRVGGDRFDEAIVRYVRRVFNLAIGERSGEEIKINIGSADPGNAPRREMEVRGRDLVSGLPRAVVITAHQVHEAISESLEAVVGAVKEVLEHTPPELAADIVDKGIVLTGGGALLHGIDTLLSRETGVPVHIAEDPLSCVALGTGRALSMLNVLSANTPRKKRLSNMKKIG is encoded by the coding sequence ATGCTCGGCTTAAACAACGACATCGGCATCGATCTGGGTACCGCCAACGTACTGGTTTACGTAAAGGGAAAGGGCATTGTCCTGCGGGAACCCTCGGTGGTGGCCATAAACAAAGAAAATGCCCGGGTCATCGCGGTGGGTTCCGAGGCCCGGCGCATGCTGGGCCGAACCCCCGGCAACATTGTAGCCACGCGACCTTTACGGGACGGCGTCATTGCCGACTATGACGTGACGGAAAAAATGCTGCGCTACTTCATCAACCGGGCCGGTGGGAGAAAAGGCCTATTCCGTCCCCGGGTAATGGTCTGCATCCCCTCCGGCGTGACCAGTGTGGAGGAACGGGCCGTGCGCCAGGCGGCCATCCAGGCTGGTGCCCGGCAGGCCTACGTTATTGAGGAGCCGCTGGCGGCGGCCCTGGGGGCGGGACTGGATATTTCCGAACCTACCGGGACCATGGTGGTGGATATCGGCGGCGGCACCACCGATGTGGCCGTCCTTTCGCTGGGCGGAGTGGTATGCAGCCGGTCCCTGCGGGTGGGTGGGGACAGGTTTGACGAGGCCATTGTTCGCTACGTGCGCCGGGTGTTCAACCTGGCCATTGGGGAGCGCAGCGGCGAGGAGATCAAAATCAATATCGGCAGTGCCGACCCCGGGAATGCACCCCGGCGGGAAATGGAAGTCCGCGGGCGGGACCTGGTATCCGGCCTGCCCCGGGCGGTGGTCATCACCGCCCACCAGGTGCACGAGGCCATTTCCGAGAGCCTGGAGGCGGTGGTGGGCGCGGTGAAAGAAGTGCTGGAGCACACCCCGCCGGAACTGGCCGCCGACATAGTAGACAAGGGCATCGTCCTGACGGGGGGCGGGGCGCTGCTCCACGGCATCGACACCCTGTTGAGCCGGGAGACGGGCGTGCCGGTACATATAGCCGAAGACCCCCTCTCCTGTGTGGCCCTGGGAACGGGCCGGGCGCTCTCCATGTTAAACGTCCTCAGTGCCAACACCCCCCGCAAAAAACGGCTGTCAAATATGAAAAAGATCGGCTAA
- a CDS encoding Uma2 family endonuclease, translating to MSLPVPPAGEIILTYDDYLQLPDDGKRYEILEGVLHVTPSPTTRHQRVCRNLHFILHAHVTENSLGEFFFAPLDVVFSNISVTQPDLLYVSLERQNVITAGAPDLVVEILFPSTSGVDQVTKAQVYARYGVPYYWVVDPEGRTLDEFRLDRGIYMPVRRWEQNARFTPELFPGLVVELEKVWA from the coding sequence GTGAGCCTGCCCGTACCTCCGGCGGGGGAGATAATCCTCACTTACGACGATTACCTGCAGTTGCCCGATGATGGAAAGCGCTATGAGATCCTGGAAGGGGTGCTGCATGTGACGCCCTCGCCCACCACCCGCCACCAGCGGGTGTGCCGCAACCTGCATTTCATTCTACACGCCCATGTTACGGAAAATAGCCTGGGAGAGTTTTTTTTCGCCCCGCTGGACGTGGTTTTCAGCAACATCAGCGTCACCCAACCCGACCTGCTTTATGTATCCCTGGAAAGGCAAAACGTGATCACTGCCGGCGCCCCTGACCTGGTGGTGGAGATTCTCTTCCCGTCCACATCAGGCGTTGATCAGGTCACCAAGGCCCAGGTTTACGCGCGCTACGGCGTACCCTACTACTGGGTGGTGGACCCGGAGGGAAGGACGCTGGACGAATTTCGCCTGGACCGGGGAATTTACATGCCGGTGCGCCGCTGGGAGCAAAACGCCCGGTTTACCCCGGAGCTGTTTCCCGGCCTGGTGGTGGAACTGGAAAAGGTCTGGGCATAA
- a CDS encoding AbrB/MazE/SpoVT family DNA-binding domain-containing protein has product MSELYIARITTKGQVTLPLELRKFLNIKKGDYILFEKKGSRVEIKKMVPPNDFDDFARPIRERFKREGITPDDVEAAIKWARGVIENHRPSFSVENDGLFMPRPFPVPPPGRETAPG; this is encoded by the coding sequence ATGAGCGAACTTTACATCGCCCGGATAACCACAAAAGGACAGGTAACCCTTCCCCTGGAGTTGAGGAAATTCCTGAACATCAAAAAAGGGGACTACATTCTTTTTGAGAAGAAGGGCTCCCGCGTGGAAATAAAGAAAATGGTGCCGCCCAATGATTTCGATGATTTTGCCAGACCGATCAGGGAAAGGTTTAAAAGGGAAGGTATAACCCCTGATGATGTCGAGGCGGCCATCAAATGGGCGCGAGGCGTCATAGAAAACCATAGGCCGTCATTTTCCGTGGAAAATGACGGCCTGTTTATGCCCAGACCTTTTCCAGTTCCACCACCAGGCCGGGAAACAGCTCCGGGGTAA
- a CDS encoding S8 family serine peptidase: MRKWFQRYRLPAVLLFLAAGIGLLFAFALPGVEKAKNRADAGAPGALPGGVGEERDIGTGPERRGLYALYLSRHLQSTELEQLRRLAEVGDFTGGETLVVRCAPNRVKDLAPLPFIKEVKPYAPEEKLKTLVQAGLYADEKRALETPAQDAAKSPEPAPALEGGASGMAGGAGGSQITVNLVVFHPRDKDGLAALVKAGGGEVLRGLDEEGNVLRARLPRKELPELASSPLVLRIEPYAAPRFLNDRAAGIVGVSPLQAPGFIAPGGLNGAGQVVALADSGLGSGELENLHPDLKDIPGQKPKVIMLKSWSGRSKADDPVGHGTHMAATIAGTGAASGGQFAGLAPGASLYFEGILNKEGKIDPPADLTALFRPAYAAAARIHVDGWGIPVNAYLSSAARTDAFVRQNPDFLVIFGAGNSGPGAGTITVEANSKNALVVGASESVRPSFGPASDNAGEVASFSSRGPAKDGRIRPDLVAPGTGIVSARSPLVKGNFPANPQYTRLQGTSMAAAVTGGAAALLRHYFQQQGLKAPSAALLKAALINGAAPVDGEGAGFGRLDLTATVLGLREKTFLYADESASLAAGESKTYHFTVEDTTRPFKATLAWTDPPAEPGAGRALVNDLDLLVVGPDGREYLGNDKGGGRRDDRNNVEQVLIPHPARGTYTIIVRGTDVRRGIKPASPPGQDFALVYGQPLAKKVIAGVDEKSRRVRFTDGTAATFPEQGHIALGSKTPPWTINHALPGAEVYLGDGNRILYLVGRVWRQNAAELLPLASGTLIQEASPRAREGGFYLDRRAESPLWVNDNPAGVRDIPPGVRLWASINPTTQMAWRAWAWFREEEGIVDRVDEEHGQIYLLGRQEPYRLAAGAACAFDDRLASASPEDLPYGYPVAGDPSQLAPGMRVRLMLSRGGDEVLYLAAQRTLAVGTVEEMDPGRSWLKLQGAGRYRLMSGLPVTLDGRVASPADIAPGDHVCLILAGDQAVSLDAHRQVIYGQVVFYKEESNSILLVDSRNKMRSLAVNPGTLFFRWGRPAEPSSLLPGEWVRVTPAGDGSSALRVDVAGVAAGGNARLAGLDPGRGTVKFSGDQEGLLSLHTLITKNGYPVGVEDLLPGEEVEFAILAGLQGETGVVAAIKARSRDGVPAPSLQAAWRPEGNGFVVKGKTSAGKIYIYPKEGGPVPAAPDGRGYFEARLPRNAGDTILLVAVDRRNGGVAGEYLTVPLEALFSDLQGHWARKEIGELAQLGLVGGYPGGKFYPEKTITRAEFTLMVVRVLGWDGGSSGASPGISLPSDLPPWGEKGLREALLRGIVSGYPDGTFKPGRPVNRAEAAAVLARVLQVTGLVGEGGEAGSTGVGRHIQNTGTSSAHGGASGETGDAASGVQPRPPAAPGGPGTPVSAKTSSSPSYQDWYAVPAWARSAVALVTASELMGGYPDGRFGPVEPLTRAQAAVIVWRLRTLITASR; this comes from the coding sequence ATGCGCAAATGGTTTCAGCGTTACCGTCTGCCGGCGGTTTTACTTTTTCTGGCGGCGGGAATTGGTTTGCTTTTTGCCTTTGCCCTGCCGGGCGTAGAAAAGGCCAAGAACCGGGCCGATGCCGGAGCCCCGGGCGCCCTTCCCGGCGGCGTCGGGGAGGAACGGGACATCGGTACCGGGCCGGAAAGAAGGGGCCTGTATGCTCTATACCTTTCCCGGCACCTGCAGTCAACGGAGCTGGAGCAATTGCGCCGGCTGGCCGAAGTGGGCGATTTCACCGGCGGGGAAACGCTCGTTGTTCGCTGTGCTCCAAACCGGGTAAAGGACCTGGCGCCACTACCTTTTATAAAGGAAGTAAAACCGTATGCACCGGAGGAAAAGTTGAAAACTCTGGTGCAGGCCGGTTTATATGCTGATGAAAAGAGAGCTCTGGAAACTCCCGCTCAGGATGCGGCGAAATCCCCTGAACCAGCCCCCGCACTGGAAGGCGGCGCTTCCGGCATGGCGGGAGGAGCCGGCGGCAGCCAGATTACCGTCAACCTGGTGGTTTTTCACCCCCGGGACAAGGATGGCCTGGCCGCACTGGTGAAAGCCGGCGGGGGAGAGGTACTGCGGGGGCTGGATGAAGAGGGGAACGTGCTGCGGGCGCGCCTGCCCCGAAAGGAACTGCCTGAGCTGGCCTCCTCGCCCCTGGTGCTGCGCATCGAACCGTACGCCGCCCCGCGTTTCTTAAACGACCGGGCGGCCGGCATAGTGGGCGTAAGCCCCCTCCAGGCCCCGGGGTTTATCGCCCCCGGCGGTTTGAACGGCGCCGGTCAGGTGGTAGCCCTGGCCGACAGCGGCCTGGGAAGCGGGGAACTGGAGAACCTGCACCCCGACTTGAAAGATATTCCGGGGCAAAAACCAAAAGTAATCATGCTCAAGTCCTGGTCCGGCCGCTCAAAAGCCGATGACCCGGTGGGTCACGGCACCCACATGGCGGCCACCATAGCGGGAACCGGTGCCGCTTCCGGGGGGCAGTTTGCCGGGCTGGCCCCCGGGGCCAGCCTTTATTTTGAGGGTATCCTCAATAAAGAGGGGAAGATCGACCCCCCGGCGGACCTGACGGCCCTGTTCCGCCCCGCCTACGCGGCGGCCGCCCGCATTCACGTGGACGGCTGGGGCATTCCCGTGAACGCCTACCTGAGCAGTGCCGCCCGGACCGACGCCTTTGTGCGGCAAAACCCGGACTTCCTGGTTATCTTCGGTGCGGGCAACTCCGGGCCGGGTGCCGGGACCATCACCGTCGAGGCCAACAGCAAAAACGCCCTGGTGGTGGGGGCCAGTGAAAGTGTGCGCCCCTCCTTCGGACCCGCCAGCGACAATGCGGGGGAAGTGGCCTCCTTTTCCAGCCGGGGGCCGGCCAAAGACGGGCGTATCCGTCCCGACCTGGTGGCCCCGGGGACGGGCATTGTTTCGGCCCGTTCCCCCCTGGTAAAGGGGAATTTCCCGGCCAACCCGCAGTACACCCGTTTACAGGGAACCAGCATGGCCGCGGCCGTCACCGGCGGGGCGGCCGCCCTCCTGCGGCATTACTTCCAGCAGCAGGGGCTGAAAGCGCCCTCGGCGGCCCTGCTCAAGGCGGCCCTGATCAACGGAGCCGCCCCCGTGGACGGGGAAGGGGCGGGGTTCGGCCGCCTGGACCTGACCGCCACGGTGCTGGGACTCCGGGAAAAAACCTTCCTTTACGCCGATGAATCCGCCTCCCTGGCCGCTGGGGAAAGTAAGACCTACCACTTCACGGTGGAAGATACCACCCGCCCCTTCAAGGCCACCCTGGCCTGGACCGACCCTCCCGCCGAGCCGGGAGCCGGCCGCGCGCTGGTGAACGACCTGGATCTGCTGGTGGTCGGCCCGGACGGCAGGGAATATTTGGGCAACGATAAGGGGGGGGGCAGGCGGGACGACCGTAACAATGTGGAACAGGTGTTAATACCTCACCCCGCCAGGGGCACGTATACGATTATAGTGCGGGGCACGGATGTACGCCGGGGCATAAAACCCGCCTCACCGCCTGGCCAGGATTTCGCCCTGGTTTACGGCCAGCCCCTGGCCAAAAAGGTTATTGCCGGCGTGGATGAAAAAAGCCGCCGGGTGCGCTTTACCGACGGCACCGCGGCTACATTTCCCGAACAGGGACATATCGCCCTGGGCAGCAAAACCCCGCCCTGGACCATCAATCATGCCCTGCCCGGCGCGGAAGTTTATTTAGGTGACGGAAACCGCATTCTCTACCTGGTAGGCCGTGTCTGGCGGCAGAATGCGGCGGAACTGCTGCCCCTGGCCTCCGGAACTCTGATCCAGGAGGCCAGTCCCCGGGCGCGGGAAGGTGGCTTTTACCTGGACCGGCGGGCGGAAAGCCCCCTGTGGGTCAACGACAACCCGGCCGGTGTGCGGGATATTCCCCCGGGTGTCCGGCTGTGGGCTTCCATCAATCCCACCACCCAGATGGCCTGGCGGGCCTGGGCCTGGTTCCGGGAAGAGGAAGGGATTGTTGACCGGGTGGATGAAGAGCACGGGCAGATTTACCTGCTGGGGCGGCAGGAGCCCTACCGGCTGGCTGCCGGCGCCGCCTGCGCCTTTGATGACCGGCTGGCATCCGCCAGTCCGGAGGATTTGCCCTACGGTTACCCGGTGGCCGGAGATCCTTCCCAGCTGGCACCGGGGATGAGAGTACGGCTGATGCTTTCCCGGGGCGGGGATGAGGTGCTCTACCTGGCGGCACAGCGCACCCTGGCCGTAGGTACTGTGGAGGAGATGGATCCCGGCCGGAGCTGGTTGAAGCTGCAGGGGGCCGGGCGTTACCGGCTCATGTCCGGCCTTCCGGTAACCCTGGACGGGAGGGTAGCCTCCCCCGCCGATATCGCACCGGGTGACCATGTATGCCTGATTTTGGCGGGCGACCAGGCCGTATCCCTCGACGCCCACCGGCAGGTAATCTACGGGCAGGTGGTGTTTTATAAGGAAGAAAGCAACTCCATCCTCCTGGTGGACAGCAGGAATAAAATGCGCTCCCTGGCCGTTAACCCCGGCACCCTCTTTTTCCGGTGGGGCCGGCCCGCTGAGCCTTCTTCATTGCTGCCGGGAGAATGGGTGCGTGTAACCCCGGCCGGGGATGGGAGCAGCGCCCTGCGGGTGGATGTGGCCGGAGTGGCCGCCGGCGGCAACGCCCGGCTGGCCGGGCTGGACCCGGGCCGGGGAACGGTTAAATTCTCCGGTGATCAGGAAGGCCTGCTTTCCTTGCACACCCTGATCACCAAAAACGGCTATCCCGTGGGCGTGGAAGACCTCCTGCCCGGGGAAGAGGTGGAATTTGCCATTCTGGCCGGTCTCCAGGGGGAAACGGGGGTGGTGGCGGCCATCAAGGCCCGTTCCCGCGATGGAGTGCCGGCTCCCTCCCTGCAGGCCGCCTGGCGGCCCGAAGGCAACGGTTTTGTGGTGAAAGGTAAAACTTCAGCCGGCAAAATCTATATTTATCCCAAAGAGGGCGGGCCCGTGCCGGCCGCACCCGACGGCCGGGGCTACTTCGAAGCCCGGCTGCCCCGGAATGCCGGTGACACCATCCTGCTGGTGGCCGTGGACCGGCGCAACGGGGGCGTGGCTGGTGAATACCTGACCGTGCCCCTGGAAGCCCTGTTCAGCGACCTGCAGGGCCACTGGGCGAGAAAGGAAATCGGGGAACTGGCTCAACTGGGGCTGGTCGGCGGTTATCCCGGCGGGAAGTTTTACCCGGAAAAGACCATCACCAGGGCGGAATTCACCCTGATGGTGGTGCGGGTGCTGGGATGGGACGGGGGCAGCAGCGGTGCTTCCCCCGGAATTTCCCTACCCTCCGACCTGCCACCATGGGGGGAAAAAGGGCTCCGGGAGGCCCTCCTCCGGGGGATAGTTTCCGGCTACCCGGACGGAACCTTTAAGCCGGGCCGGCCGGTCAACCGGGCGGAAGCGGCGGCCGTCCTGGCCCGGGTGCTGCAGGTGACCGGCCTGGTTGGAGAGGGCGGGGAAGCCGGCAGCACCGGGGTAGGTCGCCATATACAAAACACAGGTACTTCCTCCGCCCACGGTGGTGCTTCCGGAGAAACGGGAGATGCAGCTTCCGGTGTGCAGCCCCGGCCCCCGGCCGCCCCGGGCGGTCCGGGTACCCCGGTTTCGGCAAAGACGAGCTCCTCGCCTTCTTACCAGGACTGGTACGCCGTACCGGCCTGGGCCCGCTCCGCCGTGGCCCTGGTTACAGCCTCGGAGCTAATGGGCGGCTATCCCGACGGGCGCTTCGGCCCGGTGGAGCCCCTCACCCGCGCCCAGGCGGCAGTGATTGTCTGGCGTTTGCGGACGTTGATAACAGCCTCCAGATGA
- a CDS encoding Uma2 family endonuclease produces the protein MEGLTILTDRRYTYEDYLKLDDDRDYEIIGGKLIVVPRPRPRHQKIVSRLVTVLEGYLRQKRAGELYLDVDVLFGDQVVSPDLVVILKDRLSIVQETNISGAPDLVVEVLSPSTAKYDRKEKSQLYYAGGVQEYWLVDPSLQLVEVFVRGEKDWNRSGIYDEGETLVSPLLPGLEIELKDIFME, from the coding sequence ATGGAAGGTTTAACCATCCTGACGGACCGCCGTTACACCTATGAAGATTACTTGAAACTGGATGATGACCGTGATTACGAAATTATCGGGGGGAAACTGATTGTGGTACCCAGGCCCAGACCGCGTCACCAGAAAATTGTCTCCCGCCTGGTTACTGTGCTGGAGGGTTACTTGCGGCAAAAGCGTGCAGGGGAACTGTATTTAGACGTTGACGTGCTTTTCGGTGACCAGGTGGTTTCCCCCGACCTGGTGGTTATTTTAAAAGACCGTCTTTCCATTGTCCAGGAAACCAATATCAGCGGCGCCCCGGACCTGGTGGTGGAAGTTCTTTCGCCCTCCACGGCCAAGTACGACCGCAAGGAAAAAAGCCAGCTTTATTACGCCGGCGGTGTGCAGGAATACTGGCTGGTGGACCCGTCCCTGCAGCTTGTGGAAGTGTTCGTACGGGGGGAGAAGGATTGGAACCGCAGCGGGATTTACGACGAAGGGGAGACGCTGGTTTCCCCCCTGTTGCCCGGGCTGGAAATTGAACTGAAAGATATTTTCATGGAGTAG
- a CDS encoding DUF2442 domain-containing protein, giving the protein MIKFMLREVKSVYPLKNYHLILEFDNDEYRIIDIKPFIKGSVFEPLKNPAFFKQVKVDPDAGTITWPNGADLDPAVLYEKSAPFKLPGEDAAKSF; this is encoded by the coding sequence GTGATAAAATTTATGTTACGCGAGGTCAAGAGCGTTTATCCTCTGAAAAATTACCACCTTATTCTTGAATTTGATAATGACGAGTATCGCATTATAGATATCAAGCCGTTTATTAAAGGTTCTGTTTTTGAACCCTTAAAGAACCCGGCATTTTTCAAACAGGTCAAGGTTGACCCAGATGCCGGGACCATAACCTGGCCCAACGGAGCTGATCTGGATCCCGCTGTATTGTATGAAAAAAGTGCCCCCTTCAAGTTGCCAGGGGAAGATGCGGCTAAAAGTTTTTAA
- a CDS encoding anti-sigma factor family protein, which produces MRDKKVNTMKCREARQLFYPWLDGELANEEARYLQEHLRECPACAGEVAEWQAITMALMGMSRAVAPPEGFSAQVMSRLKESLSGKAACSAGDTPAGSQLAADCTGIPAGAAASGKQRKAAIIPAGPLPGAGRGKDATRRVWTPGSWWQELSGAWRKGVAAAAAVIILLAGSAGFAARHWWPPEVLNSSPVVVDNTGRSGQAPGKGGTIANADKPGQDVQANLNNGPRETQTPGGQENQPGEHRNGVDKANKESDRSKEPAASGRAANGGVQKSRPEQPRQSDSKQRVAIAANTGQPVINKTGTGTSIEPRVFLNQTRTIESTLLKVQVADLQAAKKTLLAAAGDSSCQSFGRQRVDGHTVEILRFVVPVEQAGPFTATASGLGRVMDRQQQSQDISQQFASTLDRYQALIAKRNQMTEEADIAALDREIKSLEQQLAAWDQEAGRQVVVVWLQE; this is translated from the coding sequence ATGCGCGACAAGAAGGTGAACACCATGAAATGCCGGGAGGCAAGACAACTTTTTTACCCCTGGCTGGACGGGGAGCTGGCAAATGAAGAAGCCCGCTATCTGCAGGAACACCTGCGGGAATGCCCGGCCTGTGCCGGGGAAGTGGCCGAGTGGCAGGCCATAACCATGGCGTTGATGGGCATGTCCAGAGCGGTGGCACCGCCGGAAGGATTCAGCGCACAGGTAATGTCCCGCCTGAAGGAATCCCTATCCGGTAAGGCGGCCTGCAGCGCAGGCGATACCCCTGCCGGTTCCCAACTGGCGGCGGATTGTACAGGTATACCGGCCGGGGCGGCCGCCTCCGGCAAGCAGCGGAAGGCGGCAATTATCCCCGCCGGCCCGCTGCCCGGAGCCGGGCGGGGAAAGGACGCCACCCGGAGAGTATGGACGCCCGGAAGCTGGTGGCAGGAGCTTTCCGGCGCCTGGCGCAAAGGTGTGGCGGCAGCGGCTGCGGTGATCATATTGCTGGCGGGTTCCGCCGGCTTTGCCGCCCGCCACTGGTGGCCACCGGAGGTGTTAAACAGTTCGCCCGTGGTGGTGGATAACACCGGCCGGAGCGGGCAGGCCCCGGGCAAGGGTGGCACTATTGCAAATGCGGATAAGCCTGGTCAGGATGTGCAAGCAAATTTAAACAACGGCCCCCGGGAAACCCAAACCCCCGGTGGACAGGAAAACCAGCCCGGCGAGCACCGGAACGGGGTCGATAAGGCAAATAAAGAAAGCGATCGTTCCAAGGAACCGGCTGCTTCCGGCCGGGCCGCAAACGGGGGAGTACAGAAGAGCCGGCCTGAACAGCCCCGGCAAAGCGACAGTAAACAGCGCGTTGCTATCGCAGCCAATACCGGACAGCCTGTAATTAACAAAACCGGCACCGGCACCTCCATTGAACCGCGGGTATTCCTGAACCAGACCCGCACCATTGAAAGCACGCTGTTAAAGGTGCAGGTGGCCGACCTGCAGGCGGCGAAAAAGACACTGCTGGCCGCAGCGGGGGACAGCAGCTGCCAGAGTTTCGGCCGGCAGCGGGTGGATGGGCATACGGTGGAAATCCTGCGCTTTGTGGTTCCGGTGGAACAGGCCGGGCCATTCACCGCCACGGCATCCGGCCTGGGGCGGGTGATGGACCGGCAGCAGCAGAGCCAGGACATTTCCCAGCAGTTCGCCTCCACCCTGGACCGTTACCAGGCTCTCATAGCCAAACGCAACCAAATGACCGAAGAAGCCGATATCGCCGCCCTGGACCGGGAGATCAAGTCCCTGGAACAGCAACTGGCCGCGTGGGACCAGGAGGCGGGCCGGCAGGTAGTGGTGGTGTGGCTGCAGGAGTAG